In Ignavibacteriales bacterium, the following are encoded in one genomic region:
- a CDS encoding penicillin acylase family protein, with amino-acid sequence MRPALKPIIGFSLLIISAVITLGLLFTDLTEKSFYNETGNVEVEGITSKIEIYKDRFGVPYVNCGNEEDLYFAMGYMHAQDRLWQMDIARRVAEGRLSEILGKDVLQYDILFRTLGIYKIAYEIYPKLSERSRSVLESYCRGVNAFIDEHSSVLPLEFDVLNYKPEYWKPEHSLMVVRMMGWELNQSWYTDYLFTELIRKFGPSLAKEFIPDDNENNVFVIKSGSDQKQTSDSTKGPVSYFGTSESSNVSFMEKGGHDFFEILSSYRRDFIQEGTGVGSNAWVVNGRKSETGKPILANDTHLSLSVPCKWYEVYLTDNSKGSRVGGFSIPGAPGIVIGSNNAISWGITNLMNDDSDFYILDRDNADRSKYLLDGHIMSMDSTVEAIKIKNETDDYYYTTYSTVLGPVVSGLEKSGFASERKIGEDQGKILVFKWTGYDMSDEVGAVYNVNNAANWEDFRKGLENFGTPGLNLVYADTSGSIGYQAAGYIPVRENLSDRSQAYFPSNGSVKWKSYVPFDQLPRVLNPDTGYIVSANNPPVKNFPFYISNHFEPDYRAAQIENILNSRKIFSTEEFKLIQNNVSSMQAREWCKYIFDSFTDSVGIEMEYLNYLKLLKDWDYDMRTSSAAAMLFAQFEEELYFNLYESRMGEDLFREYMYVKGIPVRNTARLLKGNRSVLFKPGNLLAVPESRDRVIRKSFYDAVNVLKQRTGGDDMNNWVWGLYHKVLIKHPLGSVPALSAVLNIGPYDISGNGTTITNSEYSFTKALNTGEYMTILAPSMRMIVDMSKPSEYYTIITTGQSGQPLHANYRDQSRLWLNGEYKKIEDSRANIEKSGFNLLTLSPK; translated from the coding sequence ATGCGACCTGCTTTAAAACCAATTATAGGTTTTTCTCTACTCATTATATCTGCGGTAATTACACTTGGTTTACTTTTTACGGATCTGACAGAGAAGTCGTTTTATAACGAAACCGGGAATGTCGAGGTAGAAGGAATAACTTCAAAGATCGAGATCTACAAGGACCGATTTGGGGTTCCATATGTTAATTGTGGAAATGAAGAGGATCTTTATTTTGCAATGGGATATATGCATGCGCAGGACAGGCTTTGGCAAATGGATATTGCTAGACGCGTTGCAGAGGGGAGGCTTTCGGAAATACTTGGAAAGGATGTTCTCCAATATGATATTTTATTCCGTACACTTGGAATCTATAAAATTGCTTATGAAATTTATCCAAAGCTTTCGGAAAGATCCAGAAGTGTGCTCGAGAGCTACTGCCGTGGTGTAAACGCTTTTATAGATGAGCATTCGTCTGTCTTACCGCTTGAGTTTGACGTTCTTAATTACAAACCAGAATACTGGAAACCTGAACATTCTCTGATGGTTGTTAGGATGATGGGGTGGGAGTTAAATCAATCCTGGTACACCGACTATTTATTTACCGAATTGATTAGGAAGTTTGGTCCTTCATTAGCAAAGGAGTTCATTCCCGATGATAATGAGAACAATGTTTTTGTTATTAAAAGCGGGAGTGATCAGAAACAAACTTCCGATTCTACTAAAGGACCGGTAAGCTACTTTGGCACATCTGAAAGTTCCAATGTTTCGTTCATGGAAAAAGGTGGACACGATTTCTTTGAGATACTTAGTTCATATAGAAGAGATTTTATACAGGAGGGAACCGGTGTAGGGAGTAATGCATGGGTTGTGAATGGGAGGAAATCCGAGACCGGTAAACCAATTTTAGCTAATGATACTCATCTCAGCCTCAGTGTACCATGCAAATGGTATGAAGTATATCTGACTGATAACTCAAAAGGAAGTAGGGTTGGAGGTTTCTCCATTCCTGGAGCTCCCGGTATCGTAATAGGAAGCAACAATGCCATATCATGGGGTATCACAAACCTAATGAACGACGATTCCGACTTTTATATACTCGATAGAGATAATGCTGACAGATCGAAATATTTACTTGACGGACATATAATGAGCATGGACAGTACTGTCGAAGCTATCAAAATAAAAAATGAAACAGATGATTATTACTATACTACTTATAGTACCGTGCTAGGTCCGGTCGTATCAGGTCTTGAGAAAAGTGGCTTTGCAAGCGAGCGTAAGATAGGGGAAGATCAGGGAAAAATACTCGTTTTTAAGTGGACAGGCTATGATATGAGTGATGAAGTAGGTGCAGTTTACAATGTAAATAATGCTGCTAACTGGGAAGATTTCAGAAAGGGATTGGAGAATTTTGGCACTCCGGGATTGAACCTAGTCTATGCGGATACCTCCGGAAGTATTGGTTATCAAGCCGCCGGATATATTCCTGTAAGAGAAAATCTTTCCGATCGATCGCAGGCTTATTTTCCTTCGAATGGTTCTGTTAAATGGAAATCATATGTGCCTTTTGACCAATTACCAAGAGTCTTGAATCCTGATACAGGATATATCGTATCGGCTAATAATCCACCTGTTAAAAATTTCCCGTTTTACATTTCAAATCATTTTGAGCCTGATTACCGGGCTGCCCAGATAGAGAATATACTTAATTCACGTAAAATATTTTCTACCGAAGAGTTTAAGCTTATACAGAATAATGTCTCGAGCATGCAGGCAAGAGAGTGGTGTAAGTATATTTTTGATTCGTTCACTGACTCAGTTGGGATTGAAATGGAATATCTCAATTACCTAAAGTTATTAAAGGATTGGGATTATGATATGCGTACTTCAAGTGCTGCTGCAATGCTCTTTGCTCAATTTGAAGAAGAACTCTATTTCAATCTGTATGAATCCCGAATGGGTGAAGATCTGTTCAGAGAATATATGTATGTGAAAGGCATTCCTGTTAGAAATACTGCAAGATTATTGAAAGGTAATAGATCTGTTTTGTTTAAACCGGGTAACCTGCTTGCTGTACCGGAGAGCCGGGATCGGGTGATTAGAAAAAGTTTCTATGATGCGGTCAATGTCCTGAAACAGAGAACAGGTGGTGATGATATGAATAATTGGGTTTGGGGTTTATATCATAAGGTTTTAATAAAACACCCGCTGGGAAGCGTGCCTGCCTTGAGTGCTGTCTTAAATATAGGACCGTATGATATTAGTGGAAACGGAACTACCATAACAAATTCCGAATATAGTTTTACTAAAGCGTTGAATACCGGTGAATATATGACGATACTTGCTCCTTCGATGCGGATGATTGTCGATATGTCAAAACCGTCGGAGTATTACACTATCATTACTACCGGTCAGTCAGGCCAGCCTCTCCACGCTAATTACCGCGATCAATCGAGGTTATGGCTTAACGGGGAATATAAAAAGATTGAGGACTCACGAGCTAATATAGAAAAATCCGGTTTTAATCTTTTAACACTAAGTCCTAAATAG
- the rsmA gene encoding ribosomal RNA small subunit methyltransferase A — translation MLSNKEKYKKYRPKKFLGQNFLVDNNIARKIISSLEIAEGDNVLEIGPGHGALTKFLVEKDCNYSAVELDKSIYENLQQEYGDKINLVHKDFLKLTGQEIRSLFNNKSKIKIIGNIPYNITSEILFKIFDMRSDISIAVMMMQKEVAHRLTAKPNTKDYGILAVQTGLYSDVKIFFNVSPTAFFPKPRVHSSVVKFTLKDLRIKNEDLFKTVVRTSFGQRRKVMSNSLKQFFEESGIDANTMDFDFSRRPESLSIDEFLHLTNLISKKRVR, via the coding sequence TTGCTTTCCAACAAAGAAAAATATAAAAAATATAGACCGAAGAAATTTCTCGGACAGAACTTTCTCGTCGATAATAACATCGCCCGAAAGATAATATCATCTCTGGAAATAGCAGAGGGAGATAATGTCCTCGAGATTGGTCCCGGACACGGTGCTCTTACGAAATTCCTCGTCGAAAAAGACTGCAACTACTCTGCCGTCGAGCTAGACAAAAGTATCTATGAAAATTTACAACAGGAATACGGTGACAAAATTAATCTTGTCCACAAAGATTTCTTAAAACTTACCGGGCAAGAGATACGATCACTATTTAACAACAAGAGCAAGATAAAGATTATCGGCAATATCCCATACAATATCACCAGCGAGATCCTGTTTAAAATATTCGATATGAGATCCGACATTAGTATTGCTGTAATGATGATGCAGAAAGAAGTCGCGCACCGCCTCACCGCCAAACCCAATACTAAAGATTACGGGATACTAGCTGTACAGACCGGTCTATATAGTGACGTAAAGATTTTTTTTAATGTCTCGCCTACCGCATTCTTCCCAAAACCCCGTGTCCACTCATCGGTAGTCAAGTTCACGCTAAAAGACCTCCGCATTAAAAACGAAGATCTCTTTAAGACCGTCGTGCGTACCAGCTTTGGACAGAGGAGAAAGGTCATGAGCAATTCGCTCAAACAATTCTTCGAAGAAAGCGGGATTGATGCTAATACTATGGATTTTGATTTCTCTCGTAGGCCGGAAAGCCTCTCCATTGATGAATTTTTACACCTCACGAATTTAATTAGTAAAAAGCGGGTTAGGTAA
- the mfd gene encoding transcription-repair coupling factor, with amino-acid sequence MLDAIKKKLFHSTEFTALKQITGQKALLSGVNGSLLSFITEYIHKNVNPKIFFISGDKSTLEIVKDDLSLLSDSKNISIYSAKGAYYEEELAKTLTDLTEDSSYIVLAQTKEITDKIISKEIFQNSVIELKSGEEYPFESLIEKLGNYNFIEKDFVEEVGDFSVRGGIIDIFPESYYTPLRIEFFGDTIESIREFDITTQRSLKQVESVRMGMNLSTSDIFSEEKQEAPKDSTVLDYVSDDTLIIIDEPESTLNELGKTADEILQRNCLFVTSFKSTGHLDVDTDLNIEFDCRPQPDFHSNLKALYGSIAGYLEKDDEIYILCSDDYQAKRIKKLIEDFEDDVVFEKDSELHHDGTTNVAKNPIKDKFKVVSDSVQSGFIYEKAGLVVFTEHQIFGRYFKQYKKRRKKFRGLSLSQLKELQIGDYIVHRDFGIGIFAGLKKITVGGNEQEVLKLSYADEDTVFLNLNYIHLIRKYSSTEGFVPKLTKLGGGEWDKIKQKTKSKVKDIARDLILLYASRKSQKGFRFNTDTHWQNELEASFMYEDTPDQYKATLDVKEDMESENPMDRLVCGDVGFGKTEVAIRAAFKAVLDNKQVAVLVPTTILAVQHYNTFRDRLSPYAVDVEVLSRFQPRKEQKLILERLEQGKVNIVIATHRLLSKDVMFKDLGLLIIDEEQRFGVKAKERLRTFQPNVDTLTLTATPIPRTLNFSLLGARDLSVINTPPKNRKPIQTEIISRDWEKIAEIIKTELERNGQIYFVNDKIGKLDDIADKIKEHLPLAKIGIAHGQMDSRELEDVVVNFIEKKLNVLVCTKIIESGLDIPNVNTIIINNANMFGLAELYQLRGRVGRSEQQAYACLISPGGKMTKTAVRRLQAIEEFTDLGSGINLAMRDMEIRGVGNLLGKEQSGFIQQIGFDMFMSVIDEAVAELKGDEFKDLFKDEPLGETEKVKDESVSKIVKPLTEPAVIEHDLKALIPKDYVINDTERLNIYRRIFESADTEELETIKAELVDRFGEFLEDVENLFKLVELKIKATSLGLEKITINNGQISLQFPKDKEHQVFKSSFFQKLIETISTDKSGQYKIGGDKDTLIVDIKADSSDDNAIIGSIRAVLFL; translated from the coding sequence ATGCTGGATGCGATTAAGAAAAAACTATTTCACAGCACAGAGTTCACAGCCCTGAAACAAATCACCGGTCAAAAAGCTCTCCTTAGCGGAGTGAATGGCTCGCTTTTATCATTCATCACCGAATACATACACAAAAACGTAAACCCTAAGATTTTCTTCATCTCCGGCGATAAATCCACGCTGGAAATAGTAAAGGACGACCTATCGCTGCTCAGCGACAGTAAAAACATCTCCATTTATTCAGCTAAAGGCGCATACTATGAGGAGGAGCTTGCGAAGACTCTCACCGATCTTACCGAGGACTCATCGTACATAGTGCTTGCCCAGACCAAAGAGATTACCGACAAGATCATCTCTAAAGAGATATTCCAAAATTCCGTCATCGAGCTAAAGTCCGGTGAAGAGTATCCCTTTGAAAGCCTTATAGAAAAGCTCGGTAATTACAATTTCATCGAAAAGGATTTCGTTGAGGAAGTCGGGGATTTTTCTGTTAGGGGAGGCATTATAGATATTTTTCCGGAGAGCTATTACACGCCCTTACGTATCGAGTTTTTTGGTGATACTATAGAATCAATCCGCGAGTTCGACATTACTACCCAGAGATCTCTTAAGCAAGTCGAATCCGTTAGAATGGGAATGAACCTTAGCACCAGCGACATATTCTCTGAAGAAAAACAGGAAGCCCCAAAGGACAGTACCGTGCTTGATTATGTATCAGATGATACGTTGATAATTATAGACGAACCCGAATCTACGCTTAATGAACTTGGTAAAACCGCTGATGAAATTCTTCAAAGGAACTGTCTATTTGTCACCAGTTTTAAAAGCACCGGGCATCTGGATGTAGATACTGATCTAAATATTGAATTTGACTGCAGGCCCCAGCCGGACTTTCACTCTAACTTGAAAGCCCTTTATGGCAGTATCGCGGGCTACCTGGAAAAAGACGATGAAATATATATACTCTGCTCCGATGACTACCAGGCAAAAAGAATAAAGAAACTCATCGAGGATTTTGAGGATGATGTTGTTTTTGAAAAAGATTCCGAATTACATCACGACGGAACTACAAACGTTGCCAAAAATCCAATAAAGGACAAATTCAAAGTAGTATCTGATTCGGTCCAGAGTGGTTTTATATATGAAAAAGCCGGGTTGGTCGTTTTTACCGAACACCAGATATTCGGACGCTATTTTAAGCAGTACAAAAAACGTCGAAAGAAGTTCAGAGGACTGAGCCTCTCACAGCTCAAGGAACTGCAGATTGGTGATTACATTGTTCATAGGGATTTTGGGATAGGGATTTTTGCCGGTCTTAAAAAGATCACAGTCGGAGGAAACGAACAGGAGGTGCTTAAACTATCTTACGCCGATGAGGATACTGTCTTTCTGAATCTGAATTATATTCATCTTATCAGAAAATATTCCAGCACGGAGGGATTTGTTCCTAAGCTCACAAAGCTAGGCGGTGGTGAGTGGGATAAGATAAAGCAGAAAACCAAGAGCAAGGTCAAAGACATCGCACGGGACCTTATTCTGCTTTACGCATCAAGAAAATCGCAGAAGGGTTTTCGTTTCAATACCGATACGCACTGGCAGAATGAACTCGAAGCTAGTTTTATGTATGAGGATACCCCCGATCAATATAAGGCTACTCTTGATGTAAAAGAGGATATGGAATCTGAAAACCCCATGGATAGGCTTGTTTGCGGTGATGTAGGCTTTGGTAAGACTGAAGTTGCCATCAGAGCCGCGTTCAAAGCGGTGCTCGACAATAAGCAGGTAGCCGTGCTCGTGCCGACCACGATCCTAGCCGTACAGCACTATAACACCTTTCGTGACAGGCTATCTCCATACGCTGTAGATGTAGAGGTTTTATCCCGCTTTCAGCCCCGCAAAGAACAGAAGCTCATCCTTGAAAGGCTCGAACAGGGGAAGGTTAATATCGTTATCGCAACTCACCGTCTTCTGTCAAAGGACGTAATGTTTAAAGATCTCGGGCTGCTTATAATAGATGAGGAGCAGAGATTTGGCGTGAAGGCAAAAGAACGGTTGAGAACCTTCCAGCCGAATGTGGATACTCTTACCCTAACCGCTACACCCATTCCACGGACGCTTAACTTCTCGCTTCTTGGCGCGAGGGACCTTTCGGTAATTAATACTCCTCCCAAAAATCGTAAACCGATCCAGACCGAAATTATCAGCAGGGATTGGGAAAAGATTGCGGAAATAATTAAAACCGAACTTGAAAGGAACGGGCAGATATATTTTGTAAATGATAAAATAGGGAAGCTTGATGATATTGCTGATAAGATAAAAGAACATCTCCCGCTTGCAAAGATCGGTATAGCTCACGGGCAGATGGATTCACGCGAACTCGAAGATGTTGTGGTAAATTTCATAGAGAAGAAACTTAATGTGCTTGTCTGCACAAAGATCATCGAATCGGGGCTGGATATTCCAAATGTCAATACGATCATTATAAATAATGCGAATATGTTCGGACTTGCCGAACTGTACCAGTTAAGAGGAAGGGTTGGAAGAAGCGAACAGCAGGCATACGCGTGCCTTATATCGCCGGGCGGTAAGATGACTAAGACTGCCGTCAGAAGACTTCAGGCGATCGAAGAGTTCACCGACCTCGGTTCGGGAATAAACCTTGCTATGCGTGATATGGAGATTCGGGGCGTTGGGAATTTACTCGGTAAAGAGCAGAGCGGGTTCATTCAGCAGATAGGATTCGATATGTTTATGAGTGTTATAGATGAAGCTGTCGCGGAGTTAAAAGGAGACGAATTTAAAGACCTCTTCAAAGATGAACCGTTGGGTGAAACTGAAAAGGTAAAGGATGAATCAGTTTCGAAAATAGTAAAACCGCTCACTGAACCGGCTGTAATAGAGCATGACCTGAAAGCGCTTATACCGAAAGATTATGTCATCAATGACACCGAACGTTTGAATATATATAGAAGGATATTTGAATCTGCGGATACGGAAGAGCTGGAAACGATTAAAGCCGAATTGGTAGATAGATTTGGTGAATTCCTGGAAGACGTTGAAAATCTTTTTAAACTGGTAGAACTAAAGATCAAAGCAACATCGCTCGGACTGGAAAAGATTACTATTAACAATGGACAGATTTCACTGCAGTTTCCAAAAGATAAGGAACACCAGGTTTTTAAGAGCAGTTTCTTCCAAAAATTGATCGAAACCATCTCCACTGACAAAAGCGGGCAGTATAAAATTGGAGGTGATAAGGATACGTTAATAGTAGATATTAAAGCAGACAGCTCGGATGACAATGCAATAATAGGGTCAATACGTGCAGTCTTATTCTTATAA
- a CDS encoding T9SS type A sorting domain-containing protein, translating to MKKFTVLFILLAVIPFGLNDVYSQWNYGSPISTSAPSPTWQQVQNKPPFNEMFDSLSFPYPTNAWFNNFLLQQTSYPSISGNLGGNKAFVYPYQVNFGWNYVSYSNPKGLLAINYKPFQVNETGGTTPIINWDDGAFLFMGITNPTNIKPSIKNDYTDLSATIRFTNTSNTNQYYEAPLVRGMPYVTMIYNSVIPGVYFPSPAVLKVNDLTVSNGQQFTGTSFKVETTGSPGTAFRAQTWMIYSSSSITLEFSQSPQTLGLVATGPFTGYLRVAHVTYDGEGITSQQITDKINLLNRYAKFVPVKGEVAASIGTGSSTASINFNFTRYNEGSLGSDSLLMMALPHHADIISNPTSNTLKYAVLKGNLTEVYGKSWTMTEDLPVYSWYPQNGKLATVPLQWCDTVQHYVNEDLFLFNRLYLWQDIYSRGKNLAKLARAIVIADELFERDNVRYASVQNTVQMMRDSLKLYLGAYLDGKPTLLPSATFKDSVLYDAKYGGLISSQSYDSVSSPTGAGTDYGSALYNDHHFHYGYILYTAAAIAKKDPGWFTANSNHYLNRVMDLIRDIANPNRSDGHYALNRYKDWFDGNSWANGLVPYGGGKNQESSSEAINAWYGMYLFGLAMGNDDIKNTGALYLQQEVRAVKKYYHITLPQTNPVYPSYYTNNYHIVTNLYQNGIDAHTFFLTTNYTIHGIQVIPVTPVTEQLWKYAYSKDIYDYPNGLGGTECFNPSNTNVGIWNWTTINVGVQAVAYPNNALSFFPNYGYDRQNYDNGASQSNVIYWILTRIYNPVGISQIGSEIPSGYSLKQNYPNPFNPTTTIGFEIPAKSLVKLAVYDVLGREVAKLVNSELNPGSYRYEFKGSSLSSGVYYYVLKAGNYVETKKMILTK from the coding sequence ATGAAAAAGTTTACCGTTTTGTTCATTTTACTGGCTGTAATTCCTTTCGGTCTTAATGATGTATATTCCCAGTGGAATTACGGGTCTCCGATTTCAACTTCGGCTCCGTCTCCAACATGGCAGCAAGTACAGAACAAACCTCCTTTTAATGAAATGTTTGATAGTCTCTCCTTTCCGTATCCTACAAATGCCTGGTTTAATAATTTCCTTTTACAGCAGACCTCCTATCCGAGCATTTCGGGAAACCTTGGAGGAAATAAGGCATTCGTTTACCCGTACCAGGTCAATTTTGGTTGGAACTATGTCAGTTACTCTAATCCAAAAGGACTCCTTGCAATAAATTACAAACCGTTCCAGGTCAATGAAACCGGTGGGACGACTCCGATAATTAACTGGGATGACGGGGCATTCCTTTTTATGGGAATAACAAACCCCACTAATATAAAACCATCTATTAAGAACGATTACACTGACCTGTCGGCTACAATACGATTTACAAATACATCTAACACAAACCAGTACTATGAGGCTCCTCTCGTCAGAGGCATGCCTTATGTCACTATGATATATAATAGCGTAATACCGGGTGTTTACTTCCCGAGTCCGGCTGTGCTGAAAGTAAATGATCTCACAGTCTCAAACGGTCAGCAGTTTACAGGAACGTCTTTTAAAGTGGAGACGACCGGAAGTCCCGGAACAGCATTCCGAGCGCAAACATGGATGATATACAGCTCTAGCAGTATTACACTTGAGTTTTCTCAATCTCCGCAAACTCTGGGACTGGTAGCCACAGGACCTTTCACAGGTTACTTGCGTGTAGCTCATGTTACATATGACGGTGAAGGAATCACTTCACAGCAGATTACTGATAAGATAAACTTACTCAATAGGTATGCAAAGTTCGTTCCTGTAAAAGGAGAAGTGGCTGCATCTATTGGTACCGGCAGCTCTACAGCCTCGATCAACTTTAATTTCACGCGGTATAATGAGGGTTCGCTTGGAAGCGATTCTCTATTGATGATGGCGCTTCCGCACCATGCCGACATTATTTCAAACCCTACGTCAAATACTTTAAAATATGCCGTCCTAAAAGGAAATCTTACTGAGGTTTACGGCAAATCATGGACAATGACTGAAGATCTGCCCGTTTATTCGTGGTACCCTCAAAATGGAAAACTTGCCACAGTTCCACTTCAATGGTGTGACACAGTACAGCATTATGTGAATGAGGATTTATTCTTATTTAACAGATTATATTTGTGGCAGGATATTTACAGCAGGGGTAAGAACCTTGCTAAGCTCGCGCGCGCCATTGTTATCGCGGATGAACTCTTTGAAAGGGATAATGTCAGGTATGCCTCAGTCCAAAATACTGTTCAGATGATGAGGGATTCGCTTAAACTATATCTTGGTGCTTACCTCGATGGAAAACCAACACTACTTCCATCAGCAACGTTTAAGGACTCAGTGTTATACGATGCTAAATATGGTGGTCTTATTTCCAGTCAGTCATACGATAGCGTAAGTTCACCGACTGGCGCGGGCACCGATTACGGCAGTGCATTATATAATGACCATCATTTCCATTATGGCTATATACTTTACACCGCGGCTGCGATCGCAAAGAAAGACCCGGGCTGGTTTACAGCAAATAGCAACCATTACCTGAACAGGGTAATGGATTTGATTAGAGATATTGCAAATCCTAATAGAAGCGATGGACATTACGCCCTTAACAGGTATAAAGACTGGTTCGATGGCAATTCATGGGCGAATGGTCTTGTCCCGTACGGCGGTGGTAAAAACCAGGAAAGCTCGAGTGAAGCGATTAACGCGTGGTATGGAATGTATCTTTTTGGTTTAGCTATGGGCAATGATGATATTAAAAACACCGGAGCGCTGTATCTCCAGCAGGAGGTTAGAGCTGTCAAAAAATATTATCACATTACTCTTCCTCAAACAAACCCGGTTTATCCGTCATACTATACGAATAATTATCATATAGTAACTAACCTTTATCAGAACGGAATAGATGCCCACACTTTCTTTTTAACAACTAATTATACCATTCACGGAATTCAGGTAATTCCCGTTACGCCGGTTACCGAGCAATTATGGAAGTATGCTTATTCTAAGGATATATACGATTATCCTAATGGACTTGGCGGTACTGAGTGTTTCAATCCTTCTAATACGAACGTAGGTATATGGAACTGGACTACTATTAATGTTGGTGTGCAGGCAGTTGCATATCCGAATAATGCTTTGTCGTTCTTCCCGAATTATGGTTACGATAGACAAAACTATGACAACGGCGCAAGCCAGTCTAACGTGATTTATTGGATATTGACTCGGATTTACAATCCTGTCGGCATCTCGCAGATTGGTTCTGAGATCCCGTCCGGTTACTCACTGAAGCAAAACTACCCGAATCCGTTTAACCCGACGACGACTATTGGCTTCGAGATCCCTGCGAAATCACTCGTAAAACTTGCTGTCTATGACGTCCTTGGAAGGGAGGTAGCAAAGCTCGTAAACAGTGAACTCAATCCCGGCTCTTATCGTTATGAATTTAAGGGAAGTTCTTTATCTAGCGGCGTATACTATTACGTCCTGAAAGCTGGAAATTACGTGGAAACTAAAAAAATGATTCTTACTAAGTAA
- a CDS encoding T9SS type A sorting domain-containing protein codes for MKYLLILAFIFMYGVSHAQFTNVMLTGTGSPNEPSIMIDPNNLNRLVAGSNLSFFYYSSNAGANWTKGTLTSTYGVWGDPCIVVDTLGNFYFFHLSNPPGGDWIDRIVCQKSTDGGVTWSNGTYFGLRTPAKAEDKHWVVIDRTNNNIYVSWTEFDDYGTSVPTDSSRILFVKSTDGSATWSAPLRLDKLGGDCVDEDNTVEGAVPTVGPNGEIYDAWSGPLVRNTTFGIFFNKSTDQGATWLSEPIYVGDQPGGWDYMISGLSRCNGLPYTDCDISGGPYNGNIYINFTDQRNGPTDTDVWIYKSTNGGANWSSAIRVNDDPAGKQQFMSSMDIDQTTGDLYVLFYDRRAYSNNQTDVYLARSTDGGATFQNMKISSSPFIPVSGFFGDYTDITAHNGIVRPIWTRNDGSSLSIWTALIDFTTNVQLTGNSVPEEYSLSQNYPNPFNPSTSIKFAVPREGFVKLTVYDLTGREVKSLVNETMNAGEYTVSFDGPELASGSYFYRLDAGGYTITKKMILVK; via the coding sequence TTGAAATACTTACTAATTTTGGCGTTCATCTTTATGTACGGCGTTTCACATGCGCAGTTTACGAATGTTATGCTGACCGGTACGGGTAGCCCAAACGAGCCGTCCATTATGATCGATCCAAACAACCTTAACCGTCTCGTCGCCGGCTCTAATTTGAGCTTCTTCTACTACTCATCGAATGCCGGCGCTAACTGGACTAAGGGCACGCTCACTTCTACTTATGGAGTGTGGGGTGATCCATGTATAGTTGTAGATACGCTTGGAAATTTCTACTTCTTCCACTTATCTAACCCACCTGGTGGTGACTGGATAGACCGTATCGTCTGTCAAAAATCCACCGACGGCGGTGTCACGTGGAGCAACGGCACATACTTCGGGCTTCGCACACCCGCTAAAGCAGAAGACAAGCATTGGGTGGTCATTGACCGAACCAATAACAACATCTATGTCTCGTGGACGGAGTTCGATGATTATGGTACGTCGGTTCCAACAGACAGTTCGAGAATATTGTTTGTAAAATCCACCGACGGCTCAGCGACATGGAGCGCGCCGCTTCGCCTGGATAAACTCGGCGGCGACTGTGTGGATGAAGACAATACCGTCGAGGGCGCTGTACCTACTGTCGGTCCCAATGGCGAAATTTATGACGCGTGGTCGGGTCCGCTCGTAAGGAACACCACCTTTGGTATATTCTTCAATAAGTCCACCGACCAGGGTGCAACATGGCTCTCTGAACCTATCTACGTAGGAGACCAGCCCGGTGGATGGGACTACATGATATCCGGCTTGAGCCGGTGTAATGGGCTTCCTTACACAGACTGCGACATCAGCGGAGGACCTTATAACGGAAACATCTACATAAATTTCACCGACCAGCGCAATGGTCCTACCGATACCGACGTTTGGATCTATAAATCCACCAATGGCGGTGCTAACTGGAGCAGTGCGATCCGTGTAAACGATGATCCCGCAGGAAAACAGCAGTTCATGTCATCGATGGACATAGATCAGACGACGGGTGATCTGTATGTTTTATTTTATGACAGGAGAGCATACTCCAATAACCAGACTGACGTTTACCTTGCCAGATCGACTGATGGAGGCGCTACGTTTCAGAATATGAAAATAAGTTCTTCACCATTTATCCCGGTTAGCGGGTTCTTTGGCGATTATACCGATATTACCGCGCACAATGGTATAGTAAGACCGATTTGGACCAGGAACGACGGATCCAGCCTCAGCATCTGGACTGCATTGATAGACTTTACTACTAATGTCCAGCTTACAGGCAATTCCGTTCCTGAAGAGTATTCACTCTCACAAAATTATCCGAATCCGTTCAATCCGTCTACATCGATAAAGTTCGCTGTACCGCGTGAGGGATTTGTTAAATTGACTGTGTACGATCTTACGGGCAGGGAGGTCAAATCACTCGTGAATGAAACCATGAATGCCGGTGAATATACAGTGAGCTTCGACGGACCTGAATTAGCCAGCGGAAGCTACTTCTACAGGCTTGATGCCGGAGGTTACACGATCACTAAGAAGATGATTCTGGTGAAATAA